DNA from Daucus carota subsp. sativus chromosome 1, DH1 v3.0, whole genome shotgun sequence:
CAATAATGATAGAGAATATGAACTTGAGTGGGCAAATGTTGATAGAGGTATGCAGTACAATACACTTTGAAAGTGCTGCAACCTAGATGTGGTAACCTAGATGTGTGGGTGACTGAAGTGCCAATGTTTTTCTTACAAAGTGCTGCAaaaaaacttgattttcttgtaatttttttttttttttgtatttatttgtaGATGCTGTGTGAGAACTGCAGTCGGTTTTTCGAGATTGCGGAGGCAATCAGGAGCTTGGGTATGACAATTCTAAAAGGTTCTACAGAAGCCTGTGGTGGGAAAATATGGATATGTTTTGTTGCTGAGGTATACTTCTACTACTGTTGTAATATTATGatacaaaatatacataattatgtggatgaaaaaaagtttgtgatctttgctttatatattttgttgacGTACTATCTGCAGGGACTGAACAATAGGAATGTTCACCGGATGGATATATTATGGTCACTTGTGCAAATATTGCAACCAAAGACCGACGTTTAGGTGCTGCAATAGATACTTTGCTATTATTATATAGAAGAAAAGTTGTTTGAGCAGCTGAAGTCAGTACCGACACATACAGCTTGGTAAAGATCACAATCTGGTTCGTAAAGGTCCTTTTTAAATCCAATTCTTGAAATGTGTTTGAGTTGTGATTAATTGTGTTCGGTTGAGAATTTGTGTTGATTAGCTTACCATGTGTTAGTCAGCTCGTCTCTACAAGACATGTATAGATATGAAGTGGTTTGCCATCATTATGCTGCTGCTACAAGTGGATATGACATGCAGTTGctgatttgtttttgtttttcttttctgtaaTATAATCTTAACTTTGGCCTGAGGAATACTTTGTTATGATTTGGTGATTTACGCTTGACTAAAGGAGGTAATCTACTTAAGCCTAGCCGATCAAAATTCTGTTAGCGGCACGTTTGCATTAGGTCATAAATATTGTATTCCATTTCACTCTACATTGATCTTGATTTGAACTACAATTTTGTTCCTTTGATGTTATGATGGAGCAGTCATTTGCTCCCATTGGTTCCACTTTCTGCTTGCATACATACAAGAACATAGGAAATTTTTGTGAACTTGTGTATAAAGAGTTATTACATTTTGATGATTAATAATAGTAAAGAAGTTTGTTAGGATTAACGAGTCAAATGATTTGATACTAGATGGCTCAAAATCAATCGCTCAAACGAGAGCTTTGCACGTTAAGCTTGTCTCAGTTAGGCCCCTATTTACAGTTCATTCTGCAACTTTATTATATCAGTACTCGTGCGGGGACTTGCAAAAATTCATTTCACAGGATTAGATTCGTTTGATAGTAATTACAAGTTATCAGAAGAGCTGCTGATGTTCTGGCACCAGCTCTTCCAGCTAGCACTCTATGTTGGACACTGTTGAACTTGTCGTTGCTAATTAGCTACACAGGAAGTAGAGTGATTCTGAGTAGTTGAATCAGAACTAATAACTTGACACAAAGCTTGTCGGAAATCCCAATGTTAGCTATTAGGGCTCCGTTTACAGGATGCACATCAATCCACTGAGTATCTTGAAGGACTCCGATACTATCCCAAGAAGGATGGTGAGAAAAGACGGTTTGTCCCAGTTTTATTATGTTCATGAAAGTGTTTTTCTTTaccggaaaaaaaaaaaaataaaatcgatcctatttaattcatattctCTAATTTACTTTTGCTATTTTATCAAATCGAGATTTTATTGTGCCAGAAAAACACTGGATgtcaagaaacaagaaatataaaGCAGCAACTTCTTTGTgagaatattattaatattcaccGCAAGGGGCACATAAGTACAGCAGGTGCAGAGGACTTGGATCATTTATCAAGCAAATGTCAAAATGTACTGATCACTTGATGATCATATAATATGGGGTATAAATTGATACAAGTAAATTCAAACTTGCTCGAACTTGGGAGCACACATAACAATTGCATCGGCAACTCTGAGGAAGATGTTGTCCTCTCCGATCAAGGCTGCAAACTCAGACGCATGTAATTTGTCGAGTACAACTTGCCCTGGATTTGCTAGATTGAGCTGTTTACAATTAAGTTGTCaagaaaataagttaataataGTCGATATGCAACTTAAGTTACTTTGGCACAGCAATCGCCTAATGGAGAACTCTGAGATGAAAGTGCTCATGAATTTGGTACCTGAATAGACTTCTTCTGAAGGCTCCTATACAGTTCTTCCAAGGCATGAATACCACTAGTGTCTATGTCGGTAACAGCTGCAACacaagaaaaaatatttgaattatatcGAAATTATACGATAGATGCATTACCCAACTATTATGGTGTGAGATCCAACAGAATGAATTTTTGTATGAGTAGAAAATGCTTACGTGACATGTCAAGTACTAAATTTTGGACACTAGGCTGTTTGTGTTCCGCCAGCATTTCTTCCTCGTCCAGTAACCATCTCAAAATCCTGCAAAATATTAAGTACTGGCATTAACATCACTTGTATATGTATCTTATTTTCATTGGCGTCTTTCTTTGGCTACAATTTGTGATTCTCggatttttaacaaaaaaacaaatataaccaTGTTTTAGTGTGTTGCAGATTTACCTTGAATTATACATTGACAATGTCGAGCCTAAGTTAAGAAGCATACAAGTAAGATATATATACCTCTCCTTGATATAGTTGGAGTTGGAGAAGTAAATTGCGGAATCAACTCTGATTATCAGAACACCCGGAATTCTTGTTGCATCAGGATATTGCTGCATGTTTCGGTAAACACTAGTCCTGGGAATCTTCCCGAGTGCTGCTGTCCGTGGCCTGGTCACTTGTAACAGAATTTTGGCAAAGGAAATAGCTACCTGTGAATTAAACCCATTATATTGAAAATCTTTGTACCAAATTAACTTTTGTTGGTCTGCAAATAAACATCTGGTGAAAAATGATTTTGGTTAATTACCGCAATCAAGAGACCAACTTCAACTGAAGCAAAAACTACTCCAAAGAACGCTCCCATGCAGGCAACAAAGTCAAATTTATCGATCTTCCAGATTAGAATTACAGCATCCAAGTCTATAAGTCCGAGAACTGCAGATATAATGATGGAGGCGAGGATGGCATTCGGAGTGTAGTAAAACAATGGTGTTATTACTACCAGAGTTAGTAGTACAACAGCAGACATCACAATGTTGGAGACTGCTGAACAACAGCCTGCCATGTAATTCACTGCTGAGCGAGAAAAGGAACCTGCAACAATGGTAGAGCCATTTATAATCAATacaaaataattcaactaaaaaaCCTGAGACAAACAAAGAAGAGGTTCTGTATCAGCAAATGGCGTGGCATCAAACCTGTAGCAACATAACAGGATGTCATCGAGCCCACAATGTTCATTGTCCCTAGTGCCACCATTTCTTTGTTTCCATCTATCTGATAGTCTTTCATAGATGCAAATGTTCTTCCAATTGCAACGGCTTCCTATAGTCCAGTATGTtacatttaataatttaaagtttACTTTTTTATTGAATTGAATGATATTAGGAAGGTGAGAATTTTTTTCATACAGTAAGAGCTATCATGCCTGCCACAACACCTATTCTGAAACCTTTGAGCAGATAGTCACcagtaaaatatatttgatccaCAGATGATGGATTGACACCTTTTTTGATATGTCTGACCTGAAAGAGGAAGaaaatttaatcacaaaaacatACAAGGCAGTGTAAATTGATACCATTTGTAAATGTAAATCAGTTGCTACATACAATTTGAACACCATCCTTTTCGGCATGGGTGATGTACACAAAGAAGGTCGAGATGATGACAGAAAGTAATGGAGCAATTGCAGGCACCCAGAATagcttcttgttcttctttccCTGGTTCAACGAAGGAAAAAGGAAAGACTGAGCTTGGACGGAAGCAACAAAATCAAGTTATAGAAGGGTAATAAGACGAGCAAAAGACTCTTACGATGTACTTGGCGAACAAAAGGAACACTAGGAAGGATACTCCGATCACTATTGTCTGCCAGTTCCACTACAACACAAAATAAATTGTATGATAACAATATACAactgattataatattttttttttataaatgtaacAGATAACACACTTACCCCATGATGTACTGCCCCAAACACTGATTTCATAACAGATACAATATCAGTCTTTGTTGTAAATTTCCTAATGCCAAGCAAACCTTTAAGTTGTTGAAGTGCAATTGTAATGGCAGCTCCAGCCATGAACCCCACAATAGCAGCATGCGATAGGAAGTCAATCAAGAAACCCAGTCTAGAAAGAAAGGGAAATCTTCATATAATGGAAGAAGAATCAACGCAGGTAATAtacgattttttatttttatttcttttgggTGGGGGGGTAATTTCTTCATTGCATATTTCGAGTGATCAGATATTTGTGTACCTGAAAAAACCAAGCGTGGCTTGAGTGACACCAGCAAAGAATGTCGCTGTGAATGCAAGGCGCTGATATTCAAGTTTGTTTTTAACAGGATCAAGCTCGTCTTGTAGCAAAGTGCCCAGCAAGAGAGAGACCACTGCCACCGGTCCTATGGCAATATCTCTTGAACTACCCATGAAGGCATATATAAGaggtggaatgaagctactatCTGTgatataatacaatataaacacacacacacataagtATGATTAAGGGTCCTCCGCAAAGACAAATAGtgttaaaaacaaaaaacttacATAATCCAAATTGTGGATCCAAATGTGCTAGTTTCGAGTAGCCGATATCCTGTATAGATGAAGGTCAAAGAATTTAACAACTTTTAAACattgaaaatttcaaaatcatgCAGTGTAGTCATTTACCTGCGGAATGCAGAGACTTGCAATGGTGAGCCCAGCAATAAGATCACCTTTAAACTTTGAAAGATTGTAGTCTTTTCCCCATTCAAGTATGGGGAATAGAGTTTGAAGGCCGAGGACGAACTTTCTCCTTCGTGGTTGTTTCTTGAATGGACGTAATGGATCATCTGGCAAGAACGTTTCTTTCAAAGTATCTGTGATTTCCTTCAGTAGTTTTGGCTTTGGAGGTACGCCCACCTTGTGAATATATGGTAATTCTTCTGGACCATGAGGCAATGAATGCAAACTTGTACTATCTGTATTGTCTGCTCCCATATCGTTACTTATACGATTACTCATCGGAAGAGAACTTCAGAAAGAAGGGAAGAAATTAAACTCTATACCAGATTAATTTACAGTATAGAAGGCTCACAAACTCAATAAAATTATGTATGTTGGTAATAAGCACTAGTGAGGAGCTTGAAAGGTGCTCATTCTGAATAATTTCTGATAAACTCGATACAATGTAAAATCGCTGCTACCTGCCAAGCTACATAAACTAGAATAAACTAGAATGTAGAAAATGGTTATGAAAATGAATGCATGGGCTATGACTTATATAAGGTAAAGATCAGAAAAGtcaactaaataaaaatatggggGTAAGCCACATCATTAGAGAGAGGCTTAAATGAACCTGGATCTTAAACATACCACATTCATTATGCATAACTAAGAAACTCAGATATGAGATTAAGCAAGTGCCAGTTGTAATTTCCATTCATTAATTATAATTGACGACGGTAATCAAATAGGAGTAGGAGATTTCCTGCCTCTCAGTCATGATATACAATAGTAGTGCTGCCTTATTGGCTTAGGAACCCTTAAGTTGACTACAAGTATCAAGCTTTCTTTAGACCATCATGTGGCTCATGACTTTTCAGTAAAACACTGTTTGATTAGTTCACAGAAACCACACTACATGAGGTAAAAGAACAATGTACAGATTAGGTTCATCTTGCAGAGCCATCCAAAGTGCAGATGATCCTTTATTAACATGAAATTATGGACCATCAACCAAAACGAATCCATCACATCTTTCAAACTTACTGGCTGTGAGGTGTCGATCATCGCTACTGCTAACTAAAAGGAGGATCAAGCAGATGTTCTATTTGTCGAAAAATGCACAGCACACCATATGTACAGAGATTAATGCACTAGCAATTAGCAAACATCCATCCTGcctatatataatcaaaatttctaCTTAGAATCCATCTGCACTCCTGAATCATCCACAGTAACCTTTACTTTATgtctttttttttacttaatgTTCTTGTGATTCAACAAAAGGCAGCTTTTATTCTATACCATATTTAAAGCAAGCAAAAATCCTACATAACTTAAACTGGCATAAACAATCACAGATAACCTTTCCCTGGGTCTACCTAAACATGATGATCATGAATAAACAACACAGAAACATGATACTATAAGAAACCCAAATCTGTCTTTTCATGATCATAAAGGTcgaacaaaaatatttaaaataaaaaaagaccTCCCAACTTTTATTTCTTACCTCTGTTTCCCCACCTTTTTTGGTCAATACAAGCTTTTTTATGGATGCCATACAGAGTGCCCACATTTCCAATTCTCCACCTTCCTCAACTTTAACTGCAAAAAGTACAAAAGAGATCTTTGTAAAaagaacacatatataatacacatatatGACAAATTTTTGCATAATCGCAAGCTGGTCCGGACACCGATATAAGAAAGAATATTCCAAAAAAGGTAGGAGTATAAAAACATTCGGTTTGGCTAGtttgtgcccatgggcacatgctaagcgcgaaaatttttgtatttgggagattttgattggtgtggttggtctatttgcagggggtccaccattatcatgagataggagccaatcaaaatgatccaagcacGAAATTTTCCgcacttagcatgtgcccatgggcacaccatagaaaaaccgaaaaacatTTTGTACACACTATAACATTTACCGGTTTGGTTTTTGGTGAGAACtgatgatataaaaaatatttatgtgcataaatattaCAGTATTGAGGAATAATAGGAGAGTAAGAATAAGAAATCCAAAATTAGTCCAGGTTCTTTGAACGAGGACAAGTGTTTGAAAGTTTCAATACTATTATCGGCTTTGGCTCCTCACCtgtatttaaactttaaagaCTACGAAGGTAGCTGTAATTACGTCCAGGAAcattttaacttcaaattttaCTTCTTCTTGGATAAATATCGCAACGTTCAGGGTTTTTActtctttctcaaacactttaatcacttataagtcttaacttgtttctaacttctactccacttttttattttaagcaagcggca
Protein-coding regions in this window:
- the LOC108203787 gene encoding sulfate transporter 1.3 codes for the protein MSNRISNDMGADNTDSTSLHSLPHGPEELPYIHKVGVPPKPKLLKEITDTLKETFLPDDPLRPFKKQPRRRKFVLGLQTLFPILEWGKDYNLSKFKGDLIAGLTIASLCIPQDIGYSKLAHLDPQFGLYSSFIPPLIYAFMGSSRDIAIGPVAVVSLLLGTLLQDELDPVKNKLEYQRLAFTATFFAGVTQATLGFFRLGFLIDFLSHAAIVGFMAGAAITIALQQLKGLLGIRKFTTKTDIVSVMKSVFGAVHHGWNWQTIVIGVSFLVFLLFAKYIGKKNKKLFWVPAIAPLLSVIISTFFVYITHAEKDGVQIVRHIKKGVNPSSVDQIYFTGDYLLKGFRIGVVAGMIALTEAVAIGRTFASMKDYQIDGNKEMVALGTMNIVGSMTSCYVATGSFSRSAVNYMAGCCSAVSNIVMSAVVLLTLVVITPLFYYTPNAILASIIISAVLGLIDLDAVILIWKIDKFDFVACMGAFFGVVFASVEVGLLIAVAISFAKILLQVTRPRTAALGKIPRTSVYRNMQQYPDATRIPGVLIIRVDSAIYFSNSNYIKERILRWLLDEEEMLAEHKQPSVQNLVLDMSPVTDIDTSGIHALEELYRSLQKKSIQLNLANPGQVVLDKLHASEFAALIGEDNIFLRVADAIVMCAPKFEQV